From Pelosinus fermentans DSM 17108, the proteins below share one genomic window:
- a CDS encoding GAF domain-containing protein, which translates to MDELMYEKLEDQSIELTVMKKMHNISLCVMRKEGMKKIFDEIIETAIWIMQADRGTLQLLDESSDVIRIIAHRGLDHSFLSYFNSPHKSQTACGLTPKCCEHIIIEDITQNSFVDSQSLEVMLAAGIRSMQSIPIFNRTGQLLGILSTYHRTPHQPDTKSLQLLDLLAQQTLDIFKHTQAEEEMRENEERHRALTKELLKEIEGHRLFSELIGLQDFKKALSAAITSIRNITKCQAIAMRLEDGGDYPYFVWEGFTEEFILQEKSLCAKDEMNNRILCENGQYLLECMCGNVIRGRINPSMSFFSTGGSFWSNSTSELVAQTPRENLQGKMRGRCCAYESVALVPLKIKEKIIGLIQINDSRKNLFTKEMINYLEMLGERIGAAVSHWWVHKKLENTIDELHAENLVRIEAQKKAAFAYDQIHQMLERITDGFFALDNEWRYTYINSVAEKFWFCNSQDMLGKKIWDCFTNVQPYYDEYHKAKKENTAVHFEAKSASTDAWLEVHAYPSPEGLSIYFRDITEHKAIEQKELEYRKLLEEQILLLNLDPDYTFIHDLNGKISFWGQGAARGYGWTEDEALSKISHTLLKTQFPYQLPASMKKWWLRANGWENSSIQLKTINK; encoded by the coding sequence GTGGACGAATTAATGTATGAAAAGCTAGAAGATCAGTCGATTGAGCTAACCGTTATGAAAAAGATGCATAATATCAGCTTATGCGTTATGCGTAAAGAAGGGATGAAAAAAATTTTCGATGAGATCATTGAAACAGCAATATGGATCATGCAAGCTGACAGAGGTACCCTTCAACTTCTTGATGAAAGCTCCGATGTTATCCGAATCATTGCTCATCGTGGTCTTGATCATTCCTTTCTTAGTTACTTTAACAGCCCCCACAAAAGTCAAACTGCCTGCGGTTTGACTCCTAAGTGCTGCGAACATATCATTATTGAAGATATCACTCAAAATTCCTTTGTTGATTCTCAGTCTCTGGAAGTCATGTTAGCGGCTGGTATACGCTCCATGCAATCCATCCCTATATTCAATCGTACGGGTCAATTGTTGGGGATTTTATCCACCTATCACCGTACTCCTCACCAACCAGATACTAAATCCCTTCAACTGTTGGATTTACTAGCACAGCAAACGCTGGATATCTTTAAACATACGCAAGCTGAAGAAGAAATGAGGGAAAATGAAGAACGCCATCGTGCCCTTACGAAAGAATTGCTCAAAGAAATTGAGGGACACAGGCTATTTTCTGAACTAATTGGTCTGCAGGATTTTAAAAAAGCACTCTCTGCTGCCATAACTTCTATACGCAATATCACAAAGTGTCAGGCAATCGCCATGAGATTAGAGGATGGGGGGGATTATCCCTACTTTGTATGGGAAGGTTTTACAGAAGAGTTTATTTTACAAGAAAAAAGCCTGTGTGCAAAGGACGAAATGAACAATCGCATCCTTTGTGAGAATGGTCAATATTTATTGGAATGCATGTGCGGAAATGTAATACGAGGCCGCATAAACCCTTCGATGTCATTTTTCTCAACAGGCGGTAGTTTCTGGTCAAATAGTACCTCAGAACTTGTAGCACAAACACCACGGGAAAATCTGCAGGGCAAAATGCGAGGTCGTTGTTGTGCTTATGAATCCGTTGCGCTCGTCCCTCTCAAAATCAAGGAAAAGATCATCGGTCTAATACAAATCAACGACAGTCGAAAAAATTTATTCACCAAAGAAATGATCAATTACTTAGAGATGCTGGGGGAACGAATTGGTGCCGCAGTCTCCCACTGGTGGGTTCACAAAAAATTGGAAAATACAATTGATGAGCTTCACGCAGAAAATCTGGTTAGAATCGAAGCACAAAAAAAAGCAGCTTTCGCTTATGACCAAATACACCAAATGTTAGAACGTATTACAGATGGTTTTTTCGCATTGGATAATGAATGGCGGTATACCTACATTAATTCCGTTGCCGAAAAATTCTGGTTTTGCAATTCCCAAGATATGCTGGGCAAAAAAATATGGGATTGCTTTACGAATGTCCAACCGTATTACGATGAGTACCATAAAGCTAAGAAAGAAAATACTGCCGTCCATTTCGAAGCAAAGTCAGCCAGTACTGACGCATGGTTAGAGGTACATGCCTATCCTTCACCAGAGGGGCTTTCCATCTATTTTCGAGATATAACAGAGCATAAAGCAATTGAACAAAAAGAACTGGAATATCGAAAATTGCTTGAGGAACAAATTCTTTTATTAAACCTGGACCCCGATTATACATTTATACACGACCTGAACGGAAAAATCAGCTTTTGGGGGCAAGGCGCTGCACGAGGCTACGGATGGACAGAAGACGAGGCCTTATCTAAGATATCCCATACCTTACTCAAAACCCAATTTCCATACCAATTGCCAGCATCAATGAAGAAGTGGTGGCTAAGGGCAAATGGGTGGGAGAACTCATCCATACAACTAAAGACCATAAACAAGTAA
- a CDS encoding two-component system sensor histidine kinase NtrB: MAKGKWVGELIHTTKDHKQVTVRSCWLLRKNIRGGSQEIIEIDKDITEEKKIQEELGRLDTMKLVSQIAAGISHEIRNPMTTVRGYLQLLAQKKNYSEEKSKFKLMIEELDRANQIITEFLSLAKNKAAPLAAHDLNEVIRTLSPLLEADAASQAKSFRTHLYPNLPNILLNTNEIRQLILNLVRNGFEATGINGKVSILTYLEEGQVVLAIEDNGCGIPADIVKDLGTPFLSTKASGTGLGIPTCYNIARRHNAAITVNTHEEGTTFYIQFPVAKT, encoded by the coding sequence GTGGCTAAGGGCAAATGGGTGGGAGAACTCATCCATACAACTAAAGACCATAAACAAGTAACAGTAAGAAGCTGCTGGCTTCTGCGTAAAAATATAAGGGGCGGCTCTCAGGAGATCATTGAAATCGATAAGGACATAACAGAAGAGAAAAAGATACAGGAAGAACTAGGCCGACTAGATACAATGAAGCTGGTATCTCAAATCGCAGCAGGAATTTCTCACGAGATTCGTAATCCAATGACGACTGTGCGGGGCTATCTGCAGCTGCTCGCTCAAAAAAAGAATTACTCCGAGGAAAAGTCTAAATTTAAACTAATGATTGAGGAATTAGACCGGGCCAATCAGATCATTACCGAATTCCTATCCTTAGCCAAGAATAAAGCAGCACCTTTAGCTGCCCATGACTTAAATGAAGTCATCCGTACTCTCAGTCCATTGCTGGAAGCTGATGCTGCTTCCCAGGCAAAGTCTTTCCGAACGCACTTATATCCTAATTTACCTAACATTCTATTGAATACCAATGAGATCCGGCAACTCATCTTAAATTTAGTCCGCAACGGCTTTGAGGCCACAGGAATTAACGGCAAGGTCAGCATATTAACCTATCTTGAGGAAGGGCAAGTCGTCTTAGCGATTGAAGATAACGGCTGCGGTATCCCTGCTGATATCGTAAAAGATCTGGGTACACCCTTTCTAAGTACTAAGGCTAGCGGAACCGGGCTTGGCATTCCCACTTGTTATAACATCGCAAGACGTCATAATGCTGCAATTACGGTTAATACCCATGAAGAGGGAACGACCTTTTATATTCAATTTCCGGTTGCCAAAACATGA
- a CDS encoding aspartate aminotransferase family protein has product MERQIREVMPEFLGLKEAMELSREENRDNHRKFINPELVNLLGLLNFDKSFVKAQGVSIWDREGHEYLDFLGGYGALNLGHNHPEINAALEAVQELPNLLQASLNPLAGALGRNLALFTPGALQYSFFCNSGAEAVEGALKLARAATGRIKFISCESSFHGKSLGALSVTGRQKYRKPFEPLLPGVDFIPYGDAEALERALNQHDVAAFIVEPIQGEAGIIVPPEGYLKKVRDICSHYNTLLILDEIQTGFGRTGKLFACEEDNIAPDILCLSKSFGGGSTSLAAYTTTEEIWKKAYGSVEKGTLHTSTFGGNSRAAAAGIATLEILYRDDLSRQAAEKGKYLIEKLQELQQKYPFLKEVRGRGLFIGLEFAQPEKGLLNRLTGGALEKLASEYLGAMVAGELLNKHRIITAYTLNNPNVIRLEPPLIVSYEQLDQLLAALEEIFANNKGFGDMVIASSKTILSSFVKKF; this is encoded by the coding sequence GTGGAAAGACAAATCAGAGAGGTAATGCCTGAGTTTTTAGGACTTAAGGAAGCGATGGAGTTATCCCGGGAGGAAAATCGGGATAACCATCGGAAATTTATCAATCCGGAGTTAGTCAATCTTTTGGGGCTTTTGAATTTTGACAAGTCCTTTGTGAAAGCGCAAGGGGTATCGATATGGGATAGAGAAGGTCATGAATACTTGGATTTTTTAGGGGGATATGGGGCATTGAATTTAGGTCATAATCATCCTGAAATCAATGCAGCCCTTGAAGCAGTGCAGGAACTTCCCAATTTGCTGCAAGCATCGTTAAATCCTTTAGCAGGAGCATTAGGACGAAATTTAGCCTTATTCACTCCTGGGGCACTGCAGTACTCATTTTTCTGCAATAGTGGGGCAGAAGCAGTGGAAGGTGCCTTAAAACTAGCTAGAGCGGCGACTGGAAGAATCAAATTTATTTCTTGTGAGAGTTCTTTTCATGGAAAATCCTTAGGGGCTTTATCGGTAACAGGCCGACAGAAATATAGGAAGCCTTTTGAGCCCTTACTGCCAGGTGTCGACTTTATTCCTTATGGAGACGCCGAAGCTCTGGAAAGAGCATTGAACCAGCATGATGTAGCGGCTTTTATTGTAGAGCCCATTCAAGGTGAAGCCGGAATTATTGTGCCGCCGGAAGGCTATTTGAAAAAAGTTCGGGATATTTGCAGCCATTATAATACACTGCTGATTTTGGATGAAATCCAAACCGGGTTTGGACGTACAGGAAAGTTGTTTGCCTGCGAGGAGGATAACATTGCTCCTGATATTTTATGTCTATCCAAATCATTTGGGGGCGGATCAACGTCATTAGCTGCCTATACCACAACGGAAGAGATATGGAAAAAAGCCTATGGCAGCGTTGAAAAGGGAACACTGCATACTTCGACTTTTGGTGGAAATTCCCGGGCGGCAGCAGCCGGAATTGCTACTTTAGAAATTCTGTATAGAGATGATTTATCCCGTCAGGCAGCAGAAAAAGGCAAATATCTCATAGAGAAATTGCAGGAGCTGCAGCAGAAATATCCTTTTCTAAAAGAGGTTCGCGGCAGAGGACTTTTCATTGGACTTGAATTTGCTCAGCCGGAGAAGGGATTGCTCAATCGATTGACAGGGGGAGCCTTAGAAAAATTAGCCAGTGAATATTTAGGCGCTATGGTAGCAGGAGAACTTTTAAATAAACATCGGATTATTACAGCTTATACGTTGAATAATCCCAATGTAATACGTTTAGAACCGCCTCTCATTGTATCCTATGAGCAGCTTGATCAATTACTGGCGGCCTTGGAAGAAATCTTCGCAAATAATAAGGGCTTTGGCGATATGGTGATAGCCAGCAGTAAAACGATATTAAGTTCCTTCGTCAAAAAATTCTAA
- a CDS encoding MutS family DNA mismatch repair protein: MSTNIKFINRLQYYQDQKEKHIKRFNRTSNIRMLVFLIGAGITGFAFLKTESLYGYSALFLSLLLFCYFVFKHQKITRELNKLICKIKINEKHLSRMDGSWIEFTDNGQEFIDPNHPYTSDLDLFGAKSLFQWMNVTYTFHGRKQLRDLLAAPEKNIPLIKKRQNSVTEMAQKDNFLEELQCIGMLTAEVKNDPDTLIAYAEESSPSYTKLLQIIFYIVPAATILTMVLFFNGFSISIYVPLILIIIQMVITAIGFSKNALTLYTVFQFKEKIKAFHHFIQLIEKENFQDEYLMHLQTELYHAEKSASLQIRQLERIVAASELRYNFISFCLMNFLSLWDFHCVFALEAWKKENGKMIRKWFQIIGEFEAIASLGVILQIHPQWNFPDFVEQDLVFSAADIGHPLLVEDKSVRNNIEIKNNLCVITGSNMSGKTTLLRTIGINLVLAYCGAPVCAAKLECSIMNVFTSMRISDDLNSGISTFYAELLRIKMIIDFSHKKQDMIFLIDEIFRGTNSIDRLVGATSVLKNLNKPWVIGLISTHDFELCNLEDEAGNKIVNYHFTESYVNNEIQFDYKLRSGRCTTTNAKYLMRMVGIELYDAE; this comes from the coding sequence ATGTCAACCAATATTAAATTTATAAATCGCTTGCAATATTATCAAGATCAAAAAGAAAAGCATATCAAGCGATTTAATCGGACTAGCAATATACGAATGCTCGTGTTTTTAATAGGTGCAGGAATTACTGGCTTCGCATTTCTTAAAACCGAATCCCTTTATGGTTATTCTGCCTTATTTTTATCCCTTCTTCTCTTTTGTTATTTTGTGTTCAAGCATCAAAAGATCACAAGAGAACTCAATAAGCTCATCTGCAAAATTAAAATAAATGAAAAGCATCTTAGCCGAATGGATGGAAGCTGGATTGAATTCACAGATAACGGGCAGGAATTTATAGATCCTAACCATCCCTATACAAGTGATCTGGATCTCTTCGGAGCAAAATCCTTATTTCAGTGGATGAATGTTACATATACTTTCCATGGCAGAAAGCAATTACGAGATCTTCTTGCTGCTCCTGAGAAAAATATCCCACTCATAAAAAAACGTCAGAATTCTGTAACTGAAATGGCACAAAAGGACAACTTCCTAGAAGAATTACAGTGCATAGGCATGCTTACTGCTGAAGTTAAGAATGATCCGGATACTTTAATTGCTTACGCAGAAGAATCCTCCCCGTCATATACAAAGCTGCTGCAAATTATATTTTATATCGTACCTGCAGCAACAATTCTAACGATGGTTTTATTCTTTAATGGCTTTTCGATTTCGATTTATGTACCGCTAATACTAATTATTATACAAATGGTGATTACAGCCATTGGATTTTCAAAGAATGCATTGACCTTATACACGGTGTTTCAATTTAAAGAAAAAATTAAAGCGTTCCATCACTTCATTCAGCTAATTGAAAAAGAAAACTTTCAGGATGAATACTTAATGCACCTGCAAACAGAATTGTATCACGCTGAAAAATCTGCCTCACTGCAAATAAGACAGCTTGAAAGAATTGTTGCTGCAAGCGAGCTTCGTTATAATTTCATTTCATTTTGCCTTATGAACTTTCTTTCACTGTGGGATTTTCATTGTGTATTTGCATTAGAAGCTTGGAAGAAAGAAAATGGTAAAATGATCCGAAAATGGTTTCAGATCATCGGCGAATTTGAAGCCATTGCAAGTCTAGGCGTCATTTTACAAATACATCCTCAATGGAACTTTCCAGATTTCGTTGAACAGGATCTGGTATTTTCCGCAGCAGACATTGGACATCCCTTACTCGTTGAAGATAAAAGTGTACGCAACAATATTGAAATCAAAAATAATCTCTGTGTCATAACCGGATCGAATATGTCAGGAAAGACAACTCTATTACGGACAATCGGAATCAATCTGGTTTTGGCTTATTGCGGAGCCCCTGTCTGCGCTGCTAAGCTGGAATGTTCCATTATGAATGTTTTTACGTCTATGAGAATCAGTGATGATTTAAACAGTGGCATATCCACCTTCTACGCCGAACTGCTGCGCATAAAAATGATCATCGACTTTTCACATAAAAAGCAGGACATGATTTTTTTAATTGATGAAATCTTTCGCGGCACCAATTCAATCGATAGACTAGTTGGAGCTACCAGTGTATTAAAGAATTTAAATAAGCCATGGGTAATTGGACTCATTTCCACCCATGATTTTGAACTCTGCAATTTAGAAGATGAGGCTGGTAATAAAATCGTGAATTATCACTTCACTGAAAGCTATGTAAATAACGAAATACAGTTTGATTACAAACTTCGCAGTGGGCGCTGCACAACTACCAATGCAAAATATTTGATGCGAATGGTAGGCATTGAATTGTATGATGCCGAATAG